In Halovivax gelatinilyticus, the following are encoded in one genomic region:
- a CDS encoding NifU family protein, which yields MSTETQDADDLEERVANFLRRNFPQIQMHGGSAAIQEIDRETGEVTIALGGACSGCGISPMTIQAIKSRMVKEIPEITQVHAHTGMEGGMGGGGTSPSFPGETVDDDGEDEGPQAPF from the coding sequence ATGAGCACGGAGACACAGGACGCAGACGACTTAGAAGAACGCGTCGCCAACTTCCTGCGGCGAAACTTCCCGCAGATTCAGATGCACGGCGGCAGCGCCGCGATCCAGGAGATCGACCGCGAGACCGGAGAGGTCACGATCGCGCTCGGCGGCGCCTGCAGCGGCTGTGGCATCTCCCCGATGACGATCCAGGCGATCAAGAGCCGGATGGTAAAGGAGATTCCCGAGATTACGCAGGTCCACGCTCACACCGGTATGGAGGGCGGAATGGGTGGCGGCGGTACGAGCCCATCGTTCCCCGGCGAAACCGTCGACGACGACGGCGAAGATGAAGGTCCGCAGGCGCCGTTCTGA
- a CDS encoding ketopantoate reductase family protein, whose product METVVFGAGSLGSLIGGLLAREHDVTLVGRAAHADRIERDGLAIEGEIDAHVCPSATTDGSDIAAELAVVTVKAFDTQTAAETLATGSFDAVLSLQNGMGNEEILADALACPVLAGTATYGARLERPGLVRCTGLGEVVLGPHDGGTSSLAERIGRAFSVAGIETTVADDMPRRLWEKLAINAAINPVTALVRVENGAVLESPARELALEAARETVRVARAHGVELDESSTLTAVERVASATAKNESSMLQDVRADRRTEVDAISGFVVDRADEVSLDVPTNRTLAGLLRTWERERNLRPSS is encoded by the coding sequence ATGGAAACCGTCGTCTTCGGGGCCGGGAGTCTCGGGAGCCTGATCGGCGGCCTCCTCGCTCGCGAACACGACGTCACTCTCGTCGGTCGCGCCGCCCACGCCGATCGAATCGAGCGCGATGGCCTGGCCATCGAAGGCGAAATAGACGCACACGTTTGCCCCTCTGCGACGACCGACGGATCCGACATCGCTGCCGAGCTGGCCGTCGTGACGGTCAAAGCGTTCGACACCCAGACGGCGGCCGAAACCCTTGCAACGGGGTCGTTCGACGCCGTCCTCTCGCTACAGAACGGGATGGGAAACGAGGAGATTCTGGCCGACGCGCTGGCCTGTCCCGTCCTCGCCGGAACGGCGACCTACGGTGCCCGCCTCGAGCGCCCCGGCCTCGTTCGGTGTACCGGTCTCGGGGAGGTCGTTCTCGGACCGCACGACGGCGGGACGTCCTCCCTCGCCGAGCGGATCGGACGCGCGTTTTCTGTGGCGGGTATCGAAACCACCGTCGCCGACGATATGCCGAGACGGCTCTGGGAGAAGCTCGCGATCAACGCTGCCATCAACCCGGTCACGGCACTGGTCCGCGTCGAGAACGGCGCCGTACTCGAATCGCCGGCCCGCGAACTCGCGCTGGAGGCCGCCCGCGAAACCGTTCGCGTCGCTCGGGCTCACGGCGTCGAACTGGACGAATCGTCGACGCTGACCGCCGTCGAACGCGTCGCGAGCGCAACCGCGAAGAACGAGTCGTCGATGCTCCAGGACGTCCGCGCCGACCGCCGAACGGAGGTCGACGCCATCTCCGGGTTCGTCGTCGACCGGGCGGACGAGGTCAGCCTCGACGTCCCGACGAACCGGACGCTGGCCGGGCTACTGCGTACGTGGGAACGAGAACGAAATCTCCGACCGTCCTCCTGA
- a CDS encoding DUF5783 family protein has protein sequence MADFDPDLFEDKYANYFPELQQAYKNAFNRMNDRYDSGLVHAIDQQVLNESEPFYEGDGEFRIDLPDDPYDRLSGVVVEEDQFEEVLEIHVDEIESELERVFGFA, from the coding sequence ATGGCGGACTTCGACCCGGACCTGTTCGAGGACAAGTACGCGAACTACTTCCCGGAGCTACAGCAGGCGTACAAGAACGCATTCAATCGGATGAACGACCGGTACGACTCCGGACTCGTCCACGCGATCGACCAGCAGGTGTTGAACGAGAGCGAGCCGTTCTACGAGGGAGACGGCGAGTTTCGTATCGACCTTCCGGACGATCCCTACGACCGACTCTCGGGCGTCGTGGTCGAGGAAGATCAGTTCGAGGAAGTCCTCGAGATCCATGTCGATGAGATCGAAAGCGAACTCGAGCGAGTGTTCGGATTCGCGTGA
- a CDS encoding PQQ-binding-like beta-propeller repeat protein: protein MGTQTRRNVLQIAAATTLTGLSSVTSAVEEQSIPRRAWRYRTNDAVDSSPTVVDGTVYVGSDDGHVYALDAGSGERRWRFRPALNVDNWIETAPTVIDGTVYVSIEAPTGGDLDAGVFALNAETGEEYWRYAIDEPWMRSSVTAADGSLFVGGYDHAVHAIDARTGTEQWTVDTGDVVRSSPTVVDGTVYVGGADGTCYALDATSGDDEWTYELTASIAASPTLFDGVVYLGDSDGTVVGLDAKTGDEMWIDRPSEGFVSSPTVTAEAVFVGGVDGNVYAIDPDSGAMHWHVETDGDVASSPTVVAGTVIVGSTDGTVYAIDSSSGEKRWTVETGGAVVSSPTVVEGRAFVGSHDGYLYAIDTGLDGSSEDSRVRLGTLGHHHDWASTAGAFDQPVERSADGSSPSRRTVAGVVTGTAVALSGAAYTLGRRFSARDRS from the coding sequence ATGGGTACTCAAACACGTCGGAACGTTCTCCAAATCGCCGCTGCGACGACACTCACCGGTCTGAGCAGCGTCACGTCCGCAGTCGAGGAGCAGTCCATCCCCCGTCGTGCTTGGCGCTATCGAACCAACGACGCCGTCGACTCGTCACCGACGGTCGTCGACGGGACGGTCTACGTGGGTAGCGACGACGGACACGTGTACGCCCTCGACGCGGGAAGCGGCGAGAGGCGATGGCGATTTCGGCCCGCACTGAACGTCGACAATTGGATCGAGACGGCCCCGACCGTCATCGACGGGACGGTCTACGTCAGCATCGAAGCGCCGACCGGCGGGGACCTGGACGCAGGCGTCTTCGCGCTGAACGCCGAGACCGGCGAGGAGTACTGGCGGTACGCGATCGACGAACCGTGGATGCGCTCGTCGGTGACGGCAGCGGACGGATCTCTGTTCGTCGGCGGCTACGATCACGCGGTACACGCGATCGACGCGAGGACGGGCACTGAGCAGTGGACGGTCGACACCGGCGACGTCGTACGCTCGTCACCGACGGTCGTCGACGGGACGGTCTACGTCGGAGGCGCGGACGGAACGTGCTACGCACTGGACGCGACATCGGGCGACGATGAGTGGACGTACGAGCTGACGGCATCGATCGCGGCGTCACCGACGCTGTTCGACGGCGTCGTCTACCTCGGCGACAGCGATGGCACCGTCGTCGGTCTCGACGCGAAAACCGGTGACGAAATGTGGATTGACCGCCCGTCTGAGGGGTTCGTGTCGTCACCGACGGTGACGGCCGAGGCGGTGTTCGTCGGCGGTGTTGACGGGAACGTCTACGCGATCGATCCAGACTCGGGCGCAATGCACTGGCACGTCGAAACCGATGGTGACGTGGCCTCTTCGCCGACGGTCGTCGCGGGGACGGTGATCGTCGGAAGCACCGATGGAACTGTCTACGCGATCGATTCGAGCTCTGGCGAGAAACGGTGGACGGTCGAGACCGGCGGTGCTGTCGTCTCGTCGCCGACAGTCGTCGAGGGGCGGGCATTCGTCGGGAGCCACGATGGATACCTCTACGCGATCGATACGGGACTTGACGGATCCAGTGAGGACTCACGCGTCCGCCTGGGGACCCTCGGACACCATCACGATTGGGCGAGCACAGCGGGAGCGTTCGATCAGCCCGTCGAACGGTCGGCCGACGGCTCGTCACCGTCACGCCGCACGGTGGCGGGCGTCGTTACCGGAACCGCCGTGGCTCTCAGTGGTGCGGCGTACACGTTGGGGCGTCGGTTCTCGGCTCGGGATCGCTCGTGA
- a CDS encoding DUF7130 family rubredoxin-like protein — translation MSNTSDQSATDPQGNADEDVRRVGSGQTVYDADGIPLGTVRGFDTDGFFVTTREGIESLSVEHVKSGQSWGEAELMWRCMECGEMGEIAGGLPDICPECGTEKENLMYWTED, via the coding sequence ATGAGCAACACCAGCGACCAGTCGGCGACCGATCCGCAGGGGAACGCGGACGAAGACGTCAGGCGCGTCGGGTCCGGGCAGACGGTCTACGACGCGGACGGAATCCCGCTCGGAACCGTTCGCGGCTTCGACACGGACGGCTTTTTCGTCACGACGCGGGAAGGGATCGAATCGCTCTCGGTCGAGCACGTCAAGTCGGGCCAATCCTGGGGTGAAGCCGAACTGATGTGGCGCTGTATGGAGTGCGGCGAGATGGGTGAGATCGCAGGCGGCCTCCCGGATATCTGCCCCGAGTGTGGAACCGAAAAGGAGAACCTGATGTACTGGACGGAGGATTGA